The Campylobacter sp. RM16189 genome includes the window TAAATGGGCGGGAGTTGAAGGCATAGATATCAATAGTAGGGGTTCATATATAGATGCTAGAGTGCTTGGAGTATATGAGAAGATGACGGGCAAACCGTTCTATCATAAATCTTTTGGTTCAAATCCTAATAGCTCTGTTGCTAATATGTTAAATGATCTTTATAAAGAATTTAAAGACTATGCCTATGCTACTATTGAGCTTCAAACTACATACAAAGGGTTGATAGATACTAAATATCAATACTATAACTATGATGCAAACAAATATGGATATGACTTTTCAAATCTAAATAGCAAAATAAGAGAGCTATATAATTCGCAAAACCATGAAGAGATCGCCAAAATAAACGGCTTAATCAAAAAAGCTGCTATTTATAGAGATAACCTTCTTGCAAGCTTTGAAGAAAATTTAATAAATTTAACTTCAGGAAATGAACAGTTTAAATATGTGGCTATGTCCAATTATATAAAAGGAACCGATAAAGGTGAAACTATAAACGGAAGCAATGCAAAAGATTGGATAGAAGGTAAAAAAGGAGACGATTATCTAAGCGGTGGAAGCGGAGATGATGTATATGTGTATCGTAAAGGCGATGGTAGTGATACTATATATGATCCACAAGGAGCAAATAAACTAAAATTTAGGGATATAAATAGAGATGAAGTTGATTTTTTAAGAGAGAATGACTATTTGTCAATACAGATAAAAGATACCAATGAAAAGATAACGGTTCAAAATTTTTTCAATCACTATACTCAGCCTGCTATAAGTATATTTGAATTTGCCGATGGAGCTACTGTGCTGGCAAACGAGATAAGAGCTTTTAATCTAATAGGCGATGATAATGATAACTCTATTTATGGCTTTATTTCGGATGATGTTTTAAAAGGCAACAAAGGAGATGATAAGTTATACGGCGGACAGGGAAATGATGCATATGTCTTTAATAGAGGAGACGGTAAAGATACAATAGATGATGAATCAGGACAAGATACTATAAAATTTGAAGGTGATATTACGCCCGAAGATATCTTGTTAACAAGAGAGCAAGATAGATTAATAATCAACATATTAGATAAAGATAAGAGACCGACAGGCGACAGCATTCTAGTAACTGATTTCTTTAGTTTTTCAAGTGAGTTAGGTGATGGAAACATAGAGAAGATAGTATTCTCAAATGGTCAAATATGGGATAAAAATAAAATTCTTGAGAAGGCTAAGCTGGAAGCTACTGAAAATAGAGATACTTTTTATCTAACGTCTAATGATGATGTATTTGATGCGCTTGGAGGAGACGATGAGATACGTGGCGGAGTAGGCAATGATACTATAGCAGGAAACCAAGGCAACGATACTTTATACGGAGATGACGGCAACGACACGTTGATAGGCGGCAAAGGCAACGATAAGCTATACGGAGGAAGCGGTAACGATACATATGTCTACTATAAAGGCGATGGTAACGATGTGATAGAAGATACATATGGTAACAATATAATAGATTTTAAAAATATTAAATTTGACGAAATCGAATTCTTAAAAAGCAATAGTAATCTAATTATCAAAATAAAAGAAAATGGCGAAACTATAACTATAAACGATATTTTAAGTAGCCGATACATGAATGGTGACAATTTAACTTTTAAATTTATGGATGAAAGAGTTATTAGCATTCAAGATATAGAATTCTTTTTGATAGGAGATGATCAAAATAACTATTTAAACGGTTATCCGACTAGCGATACCATATACGGTAAAAAAGGAAATGACACTATTTATGGTGGAAGCGGTAATGATACATATATCTACTATAAAGGCGATGGAAACGACACTATATCTGATCATTCAGGCAGTGATACTTTAGACTTTAAAGATATCACAAAAAGCGAAGTAAGGTTTTTAAAAAAAGATGATAGCTTGCTTATTGACATAAAAGATACGAATGAAAAAATTAAGATAGAAAGTTTCTTTCATGATAGTAATAGTTTAAAAACTTTTAAATTTTTAGACGGGACTTCTATGACTTCCGATGAAATAAAGGCTGTTTTTTTAATTGGTGATGAATATGATAATGCTATATATGGTTATGCAAGTAATGACAAACTATACGGCAAAGAAGGAAACGATAAATTATATGGTGGAGCAGGCAATGACATAATAGACGGTGGCGTAGGCAATGATATATTAATCGGTAATGAAGGAAGCGATACATATCTATTTGGAATAGGTGACGGAAAGGATGTTGTTTATGCCTTAGATACGAGCTCTAATATTTTTAGTATAACCCAAAATGGAGATTATGTCATTAATAACTACTACAACATAAACTTCTCGCAAGGCAAGGATATAATTAAATTTAAAGAAGGTATAACCAAAAATGACTTAACCTTTGAGAGGGCGGGCACAAACCAACATGATCTATTAATAAAGATAAAAGAAAGTGAAGACTCCATAACGGTAAAAGCTATGTTTAAAGATGTAAGTGGTCGTATTTATAGTATAGATAAAATAGAATTTAGTGATGGATCGTCTATGAGCTTTGAAGAGATTTATAAAGCAACTCCAATAACATTTTTAGGGGAAAGCGTTATTGGCTCCAGCTATTCTGACACCATATACGCTAATAACGATAACAACATTATACGAACAGGTTACGGAGATGATCTCGTATACGCGAAAGCAGGCAATGATACCGTGTATGGTGAAGGCGGAGACGATACTATAGATGGTGGAGCAGGCAATGATACCGTGTATGGTGAAGGCGGAGACGATACTATAGATGGTGGAGCAGGCAACGATACTCTTTATGGAGGAGATGGAAGTGATACCTATGTATTCGGCAAAGGAGACGGACAAGACACCATCCATGCTGACGGCAAAGATACTCTTAAATTTAAAGAAGGCATCACAAAAGACAATTTAGTATTTCAAAGAGTCAAATCAAACCAATATGAATATAATCCTATAGATCTTTTAATAAGAATAAAAAACAGCGAAGACTCTATAATAGTAAAAGAGATGTTTAAAGAAAGCAATAATAGCAAAGGTCTTAAAAATATAGAATTTGGCGACGGTTCATCTATGAGTCTTGAAGATATTAAAAAAGCTACATTATTAGGAGACGGCTCTAGTGCAGATAGTATTATTTATGGGTTTGAAACAGATGATATCATAAGGGGCGGAAGCAGTAAAGATATAGTATTTGCAAGAGAAGGCAATGACACTATATATGGCAAAGAAGGTAGCGATATTCTTTATGGCGAAAAAGGAAATGACATAATAGAAGGTGGAGCGGGTAACGACACTCTATATGGAGGTGAAGGAAATGATATCTATATCTTTGGCAGAGGAGATGGAGAAGATATTATCCATGATGAAGCAAATAGCTATGACGAAGAAGTTATATTAAATAGAAACGATGTAATTAAATTTAAAGAGGGCATATCTATAAACGACTTAAAATTCCAAAGAGTAGGAGAAAACAAAAAAGATCTATTAATAAAAATAAAAAACAGTGAAGACTCTATAACAGTAAAAAATATGTTTGAGTATGAGAATAATAGATCCGGAATAAATAAGATACTATTTAACGATGGCTCGTCTATGGACTATAAAGATATAGTTAAAGCTTCTCCGGTTGCTCCAAATTTATCAAATGACTCTATCTATGGTTCTAGCTACTCCGATACCATATATGGAGACGATAGAGATAATACCATATATGGTAAAGATGGAGATGATCTCATATACGGTAAAGCCGGCAATGATAAAATATATGGAGGTGAAGGAAATGATATCTTAGAAGGCGAAACCGGAGATGACGATTTGTACGGCGGAGATGGAGATGATATCTTAGAAGGAGGGGTGGGTAACGATACTCTTCGTGGGAAAGAAGGAAGCGACACCTATATCTTTGGTAAAGGAGACGGACAAGACATTATATATGCGGATGGAAAGGATACTATTAAATTTAAAGAAAGTGTTAGTGAAGATGATTTGGTTATTGCAAGAGCAAAATCTAATACAAAGAGTCTTTTGATTAGGATAAAAGACTCTACCGATTCAATTCTTGTAGACGATATGTTTA containing:
- a CDS encoding calcium-binding protein, with product KEYLVLRVNDKKFLFGTLPNDSNINQGSFDSISSDGKNVTYTYEWNDDTIPQGDRDLVVTPIVESISNDLKVKSIKSAKGTIKDDDRKQNEPDPEYYDPIVIDLNKDGTTTSKLNGAVNFDIDSNGFKEATGWISPEDAFLAYDRDDNGIIDNGNELFGDKTIADTTRGYTDKTAKNGFEALRAFDTNNDNIIDKNDEKFNKLLLWQDKNSNALTDDGELFALQDKNIKSIDLNYQEVSIDNNGNFIKQTSTVTFNDNTTTTADDVWFKVDLKDTEQSDADISSSITALPEIYAFGNIYNLRNAMSMDSSLVDMVNGYVVLDQDSKEKQIDNLIFKWAGVEGIDINSRGSYIDARVLGVYEKMTGKPFYHKSFGSNPNSSVANMLNDLYKEFKDYAYATIELQTTYKGLIDTKYQYYNYDANKYGYDFSNLNSKIRELYNSQNHEEIAKINGLIKKAAIYRDNLLASFEENLINLTSGNEQFKYVAMSNYIKGTDKGETINGSNAKDWIEGKKGDDYLSGGSGDDVYVYRKGDGSDTIYDPQGANKLKFRDINRDEVDFLRENDYLSIQIKDTNEKITVQNFFNHYTQPAISIFEFADGATVLANEIRAFNLIGDDNDNSIYGFISDDVLKGNKGDDKLYGGQGNDAYVFNRGDGKDTIDDESGQDTIKFEGDITPEDILLTREQDRLIINILDKDKRPTGDSILVTDFFSFSSELGDGNIEKIVFSNGQIWDKNKILEKAKLEATENRDTFYLTSNDDVFDALGGDDEIRGGVGNDTIAGNQGNDTLYGDDGNDTLIGGKGNDKLYGGSGNDTYVYYKGDGNDVIEDTYGNNIIDFKNIKFDEIEFLKSNSNLIIKIKENGETITINDILSSRYMNGDNLTFKFMDERVISIQDIEFFLIGDDQNNYLNGYPTSDTIYGKKGNDTIYGGSGNDTYIYYKGDGNDTISDHSGSDTLDFKDITKSEVRFLKKDDSLLIDIKDTNEKIKIESFFHDSNSLKTFKFLDGTSMTSDEIKAVFLIGDEYDNAIYGYASNDKLYGKEGNDKLYGGAGNDIIDGGVGNDILIGNEGSDTYLFGIGDGKDVVYALDTSSNIFSITQNGDYVINNYYNINFSQGKDIIKFKEGITKNDLTFERAGTNQHDLLIKIKESEDSITVKAMFKDVSGRIYSIDKIEFSDGSSMSFEEIYKATPITFLGESVIGSSYSDTIYANNDNNIIRTGYGDDLVYAKAGNDTVYGEGGDDTIDGGAGNDTVYGEGGDDTIDGGAGNDTLYGGDGSDTYVFGKGDGQDTIHADGKDTLKFKEGITKDNLVFQRVKSNQYEYNPIDLLIRIKNSEDSIIVKEMFKESNNSKGLKNIEFGDGSSMSLEDIKKATLLGDGSSADSIIYGFETDDIIRGGSSKDIVFAREGNDTIYGKEGSDILYGEKGNDIIEGGAGNDTLYGGEGNDIYIFGRGDGEDIIHDEANSYDEEVILNRNDVIKFKEGISINDLKFQRVGENKKDLLIKIKNSEDSITVKNMFEYENNRSGINKILFNDGSSMDYKDIVKASPVAPNLSNDSIYGSSYSDTIYGDDRDNTIYGKDGDDLIYGKAGNDKIYGGEGNDILEGETGDDDLYGGDGDDILEGGVGNDTLRGKEGSDTYIFGKGDGQDIIYADGKDTIKFKESVSEDDLVIARAKSNTKSLLIRIKDSTDSILVDDMFINENNTKGIKGIEFNDGSMISYEEIRKKVLISSDPDQTRFEGFSSNDIIVGSNKDDYIYGKDGDDRLVGNKGNDTVYGGDGNDTIDAGEGDDKIDGGKGGDVYLFGRGDGQDAIENYDDSLNRMDDTIRFKEGITRDDLIFQRVRKHDDSSDFVIKIKGTEDSISVRHMFDVINNNHILNEKFKISKIEFSDGSSMNIEDIQEAIKNNNVVILDNPYWHPQEGSDENDEIYGDDDRNTLKGNKGDDILIGGKGHDELYGGEGNDTYLFGRGDGEDTIYNDDSTPNRRDIIKFKEGITADDLVFKRTNGSGRDLKIEIKGADDSITVNDMFDSENTTKHIDGVELSDGSFISLEDIKQKVLISPDSNNNTLFGFSTDDTLLGGDGNDYLNGKGGNDILKGGLGDDEYGYDYNSGYDIIEDMGGDDKLYIDILMRDLEFKKDNEDLLISVYKSPNQSIRVKNHFLADKYSIDKISFNIYDEDSFLGKDEITKLANSIYLSSENGNKTLNGGKEDHIYTYTGGKVSISDLGGDDKVVFRLDNPGDGLFYLSNGRDLKISTNRIDDSNNDVLEIKNFFINKNAVIENFDINDHWNVTAQSIFEKYNKPFPPELPDTPTPPPPSNPDNGSSGDTLTGGSEDNIFNYNGGIVSITDAGGNDKVIFTNPGSRVFYQSNGVDLKISTAKIDSSNNDILEVKNFFVNKSSIVETFQLNDYWSVTAQSIYQAFGLTYPIDNTNTNPNPPSDNNNLTGGSEDNVFTYTGGKKSITDMGGNDKVIFANPGSSVYYQSNGRDLKISTAKINSSNNDVLEVKNFFIDANAIIETFQLSDYWTVTAQSIYQAF